The nucleotide window TCAAATATCATGTAAATGACATATATGGCCCTTCCAAAAATGCCATAATAATCAATTGCCGACAAATTAAAGATGATACTTACACATTGGATATTTTATTTAGCACAACCATTGTTGTTTGTTATAGAACTGTATTGTTACATATCACATAATGTGGATAAGCATGAAACCATAAATTTAGTTCTCAGACACTAAAAAAAAGACGATGCCCTAGCATTTGCGAGGGGCATGCCACTATGCTAGGTGGGGAAAAGGATAAAGACTGCATGGGAAAATGCACGAACGTACTGCATCCTAGTATAGAAAACGAAAGAAACAAGGAGAACAGATCCTTAGAACTTCCCACTCAACTCTTCTCTTTTGATGTACTTTActttctgtgtgtgtgtgtgtgtgggtgggtgggtgggtgggtgggtggggaGGGGGCACGTGGTAGGGATGTTCCTTCTAGGCAGTAGAAAACCGAAGACATGAGGACTAGAACAAACTTCGACAGAAACAATAAGAACACACAACTCCACTTTTTCTTTTGATATTTTTAATATCTAAAAGAAATGGAATTCAGGAGTGGGAAGCAAGGGATCGACATTCCTCCCTTTGTATTAGTTATTAATTAAATCAGTACAAAACAGAAGACATCATGACCAGAACAAACTTCAACTAAAACAATGAGAAGTAGCAACACAACTTTTTTTTCTTTGGATATTTTTAATATATCTAAAAGAAAAGGAATTCAGAAGTGGGAAGCAAGGGATCGACACTCTCTAGTTATTAATTAAACCATGCACTAAGAGCATCCCCAGTAGAAAATGTAGATGCAAAAATAACTACTTTTTGCATCTTCGAGGCCCAAAAATACATCTCCAACAGATGGTTTagatgcaaaaaaaaaaaaaaacatcTCCGCCCCGGAGATGTAAACTACAACATCTCGTGGTCCAAATTTGCAGCAACACCTACAAGAAGAGATGAAAAACGCGACTGGCCGCCAACTGCCCAATTGCCATTCCTTTTCCTTCCGCGCGACTAGCCGCCACCCGACTGACTCTGCCGCCGGTGAAATCCACACCAAATCGATGCCGCCGCCCCCGCCCGATGGCTGCTGGGCCCGCCGCGACTGCACTCCCCCCCCCCCATCCCCCGCCGCCTGCCTCGCCAACCCGCAGCCGCCGATTCACTTTCGGCCACCGCCAAATCGAAGATTCTCCGGCGGCCGCGGGCCTGCCGCGACTTCGCCCCCCGTTTcccgccgcctgcctcgccggccTGCCACCTGCCCGATCCTCTTTCTGTCGACGGCCGATTATAGGCAGCTCCGGCGCCGCCCAGTGCTGCCGCAACCGCTTTGGCGTCCTCTCGACCTCCCCTACCCATTCTTCTCCGCCTCCGGCCGATTCCGGCCAACCCCGCCGGCCCCGGCGAGCTGCAGCAGGAGTGTGACCCGACCCGCAGCGGGAGCACACGAGCTTTGACAGTTTCGACAGTTTCGACAGTGCActagttttacatcttcaaataCATCATCTGTTGGAGTTAGAGTTTTACATCACAAAtatacatcatctattggagttAGCTCTTTTTTGAGATGTAAAAAGCACTTTTTAATGATGTAAATTATAAAACACCTAATTTTACATCTTCAAATTTGCATCAtttattggagatgctctaagggcACTCCCAAGTCCGAGTGTAATTGTCCTCTATAGTTTTGTTAAACACAACGCACAAGTACCCTCCCATGATATCTTAAAGAACGAAAATCAAAACACAACGTACAAGTAATACTCACGTGGTCACGAGTGCAAAACCCTCCCATGCACGCCATGCTGATCCTGTCTTATTCTTCTCAGGTTTGTTTATGTCTTTTCTGGCAGGGTACGTATATATAGAGCAAAATCACCCTGACCATTCACTCACGGAAATTCAAGTCAAGTAGCTAGCTAACGGCCTAAAACCTGTACGTGGCCATGGCGTACTTCAACGATAGTAGTAAAGTGTTGATGTGCCCGGGTCACACCGACATCGCACCCTACGTCGCCAACCTGACCTCCTCCTACTCCGACAAGAGCAACGAGTCCTCCGTGGTGGCCACCTCCGTCTTCATGCTCGTCCTCGCcgccgtcttcttcaacctcAACCTCTTCAGCCGCATCTCCAACACCAGCGCCGTCCTCAACCCCACCGCCCGCCTCATCCTCACCTCCGCGGTCTCCCTCTTCCTCCCCGTCATGTCCTACCTCTTTTCCGAGGCCAAAAACACCCCCGATGCCGCCGGCGCCGGCAAGGTCGAAGAGGACCTCCCGGTGCGGGCTCGGCTCATCCTCACGTGGATGCTTCTCGCGGAGCTCCTCCGCAAGAACGTGGAGGCCATCCCGACCACCGCGGCGATGCAGAAGGGCTACTCTATCATCATCGCCAACGCCAACGCCGTCGCTTGGCTTGGATACCTCGTCTTCTTCAACCTCAAGGGAGCCGGCCGGGTGGCGGTGTTCGGCATCCTCTGGCTGCTCTGCGCCGCCAAGTTCGTGCAGAGGGTCGCCTTCACCGAGATAGGGAAGCGTTCTTTCGCCTATGGCAAGAATGCTCGCCTCCTCTCCTCCTACATGGCTGAAATGGTAAAACGCCCGCCACATGTCCAGACGCCCACTCCGTCGCAGAGGTTGGAGATGTGCAACTACGTGGTCATGGGAGAAGAAAATCTTATGCTGAAACCCGGCTCGCATGGCTACGAGCTCGACCTCGACCGGCTCACCGCCACCTACGGCGACCACATCGGTGACCACATCGTCACCGTGGGGAAAATATGGGCACTCCCGCAGCAAGAGAAGAAACCGAGGCTCAAGAGGCTCAAAAGGCTGTGCCTCTCCTTTGCGCTCTTCAAGCAACTCCGGCCTAGGTTCGAGCTCCTGCGGGCCGCCACCAAGGAAGAAACCGACCACTGCCGGGACCTCATCTTCCAAGGCCTGTGCAGCTACGATCACACTGACCTCGAAGTCGAACCTGGGGTGGCACTGTTCCAGGTGCTCAAGGACGAGATCAGCTTCCTGAGCGAGTACTACCACTCCGTCCACCCGGTGGTGCTCGCCAGCCCCTACTTCTTCGTCATCAACTACATCACCTTCCCCGTCGTGGTCTTCGGCCTCTGCGTCATGACCGTCGCCCTCGCCGGCGACGGCGACATGCCCGAGGCCATCGCCAGCATCGGGCGGGACAACTACGCCATATCCTCCGGCATATTCACGCTCACCAAGTGCCTCTGGAGGAACTTCTTCCACACACCGGCGGCCTTCTTCGTCATCGTCGACATCTCCATCACCTACCTCCTCTTCATCGCCTTCGTCTACGAGCAAGTGTCCGAGTACATGGTCTTCGTCTTCTCTAACTGGTTCATGGTGTCGCTGCTGTGCAACTACGCCGCACGGCCACGCTGGCGCGACAGCACGACCTACCGTGGTATTCTCCGCCGCATGTCCTGGATCAGTAGCAAGCTGAGCCACCCCAGCCGTATCACCTTGAAGCAGTTCTCCGTGCTCAGGGTTAGCTGGCTCTCCATGACGCTGCCCACCACCTTCCTGCCAAGACAAGCAAAGAGCTCCATAATGGAACGCTTTCGCTTGGCGGCGTACGGCCATGACGGTAGCCCCGCCCCTCCTAGCAACGGCCAGTACGTGATAGACCATTGGCGGCGGCATACAGACTTGTCATGCTTCTGCGAGAGTAAGAGCGTGGTCGAGGTCATCCTCATCTGGCACATTGCTACCACCATCTTGGAGATAGAGTATCCAGGACGGCACAAAGCAGAGACCTCTTCGAGGCTGGTGGCCACGAGGCTGTCCAAGTACTGTGCTTACCTCGTGGTCATCCACCCAGAGCTGCTACCGGATGACCGTGAAGGCACGGAGCGCGTGTTGGAGGACATGAAGAGGGATCTCAAGGTGGCCGTCGGGGGTTGGTGGGCTTACTACACCGCGCCCGAGAGGGAACGGTACAACAAGATGATGGGGGCGCCCTTGCCGGACTGCCCGGCCGACAACATCCATAATGTGGTTCACAAGGGAACAAAGCTGGGGAGGAAACTAATGGAAGATTGCCGGAGAGATGAACGGCCCGTTTGGGAACTACTGGCCGACCTTTGGGTGGAGCTCCTTGTGTACATCGCGCCATCCGGTCGTGATGAGCACGTGAAGGGGCAGGAGGAGGCACTGGTGCTAGGCGGCGAGCTGGTCACCCTCGTCTGGGCGTTGGCCACGCACACCGGCGTAACCCGGCCACCGCCGACGTCGGTGGTAGTAGAGGATGTCGAAGGGGCGTCACGTCCTTCTATATTGGCCTAGCTACCTCGACGTACGCCCATCCTTGTGTACTTTACGTCATCTATCTAATATCTTATGAAAGGCATGTGCCTTCATCTTGTCTGATTTTTGAACTTTTGAATACCAATTTCCTGTACTATAACATTTCGTTGAGTGTAACATGAATCACAGCAAACGATTTGCCGATCAATTGGATTTTGTCCCCCTAGGCGTACTTTCGAAAAAAAAGATGTGGTTACGTGGGGCACGCAAAGCAACACGATACGCCAAACGAGCTGGTCGGATGCTCGATCGTTTGTGGAGCAAACCTCTATCACGAATTTAACTGGCTGTGAAAAGTTTTATGTTGTCATATTGCCCAGGGCCTGAACTTGAAAGAATACAATATAGGCTACACTAGACTACTGGAGTACACGTACGGGTGTTTTTTGCCATGTAAATCAGAAATCACTGTATTTGACCACAGGATTATCACTAGATGCACAGAACCGAAAGTACATATCATGCAGCACGTGGTGATGTGAGACGTGTCCTCTTTCTCGTTTCTTCTCTTCCCTTGTGTTCTGTTTGAGACAGGCGACAGAGCAGGTGTCTCGGGCCCGGCCCGATCCCGTATCTTCGCCGCCGGCGACGCCGGTCGGAGAGGAGATGGGGGAGGAGCTCGGAGCGCCGCTGTAGATAGTAGATGTAGCCTAGCTGTTTCCTTGGTGGAGTTTGGCCTCGTGCCGGAGTTTGGCGTCATGCCGATCGGGACCTTGCAGCCGGCGCGCCTGAGCCGGCGCGCGGTGGTTTCCCGAGGGGCACCTCATGGTGGTGGTGATTGGTTCGCTGCTGCTGGTCGGAATCAAGCCTGAGTCCTCGGAAATAAGCTCGATGACCTCCCTGGTGTGCAGGAATCCCCTATGCTCGCCTTCGTCGACGGCAGTCACCATGGTGGTGGGCAAGCCGATGAAGAAAGGCATCAAATTGGTTCTTGCGACCGGTCCCAGAGCGCATCATCGACGGTGTTTGTGTTTCGGCGCTCCCGGCGGTTAGCCGGTTTGAGCTCTTACATACTAATGAGCTTGGACCCAGCCAAAAAAATTAAGACCGTGTAAAAGGCCAAAACTGAAACCATGTTTTCATTGATGTAAACACTAGAATAAGGCTGCGTTTGGCAGCAAAGTTTTTTCATTGTTTTCTGAGAATACTGCGGTTTCTGAAAAAGACCAGGTTTTGAATACTTTGCTGCGTTTGGCATAAAAAAAACCAAAGTATTGTAAACCACGGTATGCTAGAAACCAACGTATTTTTGCAGTATCCGGAAAAGAGGTCCCGACCTCTTTTTTTTTTAAACAGAACAGAGAGAAATCATCGGGGAGATCACGATGACGTTGCCGTCTATGTCGAGATAAGAATCCCAGCTGCGATCCCATCCTATTTTCCCTCTTTCTGTTATGGTAAACTTCTGGTTATAGCCAATCTCATCCTATTTACGAGTAGTAGGTCTCTCAGGTTTTTCTTCTAGCTGGCGTCCCGTGCGAGTCTTGTCTCTTCTCTGCAGCGCCATGAGCGAATCAAGCTCTCCACCACGGAAAAAAGGTATGAGCTCGTCTATGCCCTACAATTTTCGTTCTTAAATTATCTGTCCAGTCTGACCGTAACACTGCCGCAGGAGCTAGCATATAGATTAGAGATCATACGGCCAGATGGGATCACGGCACTGATTAGTTTCATGTGATCTTGCACGCTTCTCCTTGATTCAGGTTATAGATGCAGCAGATTATAGATGCTAGCTAGCTAGCCGATTCGGTATGAATGGCGCACGTACACACACAAAGAATTTAGGACCGGCTGGAGCTACAGGCACGTATATAGACATATAATGGCAACACCCTCCTAAGATTAATTCAATCTAGTTGACTGCTCCTACGATGGTATTACTTCAATCTAGTTGACTAATTAACTGAAGTTGTCATACGCTCTTGATAAATAATGTACCTCCTATTTAAATTAATCCAGCCATTGAAAGCCAGCTGATCGATCTGTTTCTTGCGCCTGTGTAGTTTGCATAGTAGTATACAAATCTGACCCTACATGCAAACATGGTCCATTTTACTGAGCATGTAACTAGACTCCTGTTGAGTTGGTACATCATCTTTTGTTTACTGACACATCTTATTATCTTGTTGTAATTATCAGTAAATCTTTATCTAACTATAATGAACGCTTGCAGGGCCAAAAGAGGACAGAGCTACATGGAGTAATGGTCGCACTGGTTTTTTTGTGTCAATGATGAAAGAGTATGCAGATGTGGGAAGGTACCGTGGCCAAAATGGGTGGACCAAGGAAGGATGGCAAGCTATGAAAAACCGCCTTAATGAGAGGCCTCCTGGAGCTAATTTCACTGTTCAACAGCTGAAAGATAGAGAGCAAAGGCTGAAGAAGGAACTTAATGTTGTCAAGACTATTGTAGAAAAGAGTGGTTTTGGTTGGGAtccttgttggaaatatgccctagaggcaataataaattagttattattatatttccttgttcatgataatcgtctattatccatgctagaattgtattgataggaaactcagatacatgtgtggatacatagacaacaccatgtccctagtaagcctctagttgactagctcgttgatcaatagatggttacggtttcctgaccatggacattggatgtcgttgatgacggaatcacatcattaggagaatgatgtgatggacaagacccaatcctaagcctagcacaagatcgtgtagttcgtatgctaaagtttttctaatgtcaagtatcatttccttagaccatgagattgtgcaactcccggataccgtaggaatgctttggatgtaccaaacgtcacaacgtaactgggtggctagcacaatgtgaccaaggagttgatcacggggtgatgtgttacggaacgagtaaagagacttgccggtaacgagattgaacgaggtatcgggataccgacgatcgaatctcgggcaagtatcgtaccgatagacaaaggcaattgtatacgggattgattaaatcctcgacatcgtggttcatccgatgagatcatcatggaacatgtgggagccaacatgggtatccagatcccgctgttggttattgaccggagagtcatctcg belongs to Triticum urartu cultivar G1812 chromosome 7, Tu2.1, whole genome shotgun sequence and includes:
- the LOC125521842 gene encoding uncharacterized protein LOC125521842 — translated: MAYFNDSSKVLMCPGHTDIAPYVANLTSSYSDKSNESSVVATSVFMLVLAAVFFNLNLFSRISNTSAVLNPTARLILTSAVSLFLPVMSYLFSEAKNTPDAAGAGKVEEDLPVRARLILTWMLLAELLRKNVEAIPTTAAMQKGYSIIIANANAVAWLGYLVFFNLKGAGRVAVFGILWLLCAAKFVQRVAFTEIGKRSFAYGKNARLLSSYMAEMVKRPPHVQTPTPSQRLEMCNYVVMGEENLMLKPGSHGYELDLDRLTATYGDHIGDHIVTVGKIWALPQQEKKPRLKRLKRLCLSFALFKQLRPRFELLRAATKEETDHCRDLIFQGLCSYDHTDLEVEPGVALFQVLKDEISFLSEYYHSVHPVVLASPYFFVINYITFPVVVFGLCVMTVALAGDGDMPEAIASIGRDNYAISSGIFTLTKCLWRNFFHTPAAFFVIVDISITYLLFIAFVYEQVSEYMVFVFSNWFMVSLLCNYAARPRWRDSTTYRGILRRMSWISSKLSHPSRITLKQFSVLRVSWLSMTLPTTFLPRQAKSSIMERFRLAAYGHDGSPAPPSNGQYVIDHWRRHTDLSCFCESKSVVEVILIWHIATTILEIEYPGRHKAETSSRLVATRLSKYCAYLVVIHPELLPDDREGTERVLEDMKRDLKVAVGGWWAYYTAPERERYNKMMGAPLPDCPADNIHNVVHKGTKLGRKLMEDCRRDERPVWELLADLWVELLVYIAPSGRDEHVKGQEEALVLGGELVTLVWALATHTGVTRPPPTSVVVEDVEGASRPSILA